GGACCCCGTGAGTGTCACCTGGGTTCGATGCGCCGCCAGCGGTTGTCCCGAAATCCCTCGATGGGTCGGAATCGCCGCTTGTAGTCCATCTTGTCGTGACCGGGAATCCAGTATCCGAGGTATGCCCATGGTTGTCCCCCGCGCCTGGCCTGCTCGATCTGCCAGAGTATGGCCAGGGTGCCGATGCCGCGCCTTGACTCGGCCGGGTCGAACCAGGTGTAGACCGCCGAAATCCCGCGCGGAACCAGGTCGCATGCAGCGACACCGGCCAGGTGTTCCCCGTCGCGGAATTCTACAAGCAGGGTTTCGGCCCAGTCGCAGAACAGGTATCTGCGATAGTCTTGCGGTGACGGGTTGTCCATGCTGCCCCCCGGATGCCGGGAGCGCTGGTAGATGCGGTACAGTGAAAAGTGCTCGTCTTCAAAGCGGGCGGCCTTTGGGATTACCGTCAACCCGGCGTTGAGCCGAAGGTTTCTCCGCTGGCTGCGGGAGGGGACGAATTCGTTGACCGGGACGCGTGTCGGGACGCAGGCGTCACAGCCGGCGCAGCGGGGCCGGTAGACATGGTCGCCGCTGCGCCGGAAGCCGAAGTCGAGCAACTCTCCGTAGAGCCGTGGCGTCAACCTTGCTGCGGGGTCCACGACGATATTCGACGCCTCGCGTTCGGTGTAATAACCGCATTCGAACCCGGGTGTCTGGAAGAACCTCATCGAGCCGGCCCCGCTCATCGCCAGGCCCGGCCGTTCGGGTGCGCCTGAGACTTTTCAGACACCCTGTTAGAATTCCTCGGCACCCTGCGGGTGGGCGGCTCAATCGCAAGACTCAGGACGGAATCCATCGTGCACCTCAACCATTCAACCGATCTGCTCACGGCGGCCCTTGCCGAGCGAATTCTCGTGCTCGATGGCGCCATGGGAACCATGATCCAGCGCTACCGGCTCGAGGAGGCGGATTTCCGCGGCGAGCGGTTCGCAGACTGGCCCTGTGACCTCAAGGGTAACAACGACCTGCTGGTTCTGACGCGCCCCGACGTCATTCGGGAGATCCATGCCGCGTATCTTAGCGCCGGCGCCGATATTCTGGAGACCAACACCTTCAATGCCAATCGGGTCTCCATGGCCGACTACTCGATGGAGGACCTGTCCCGCGAGTTGAATGTCGCCGC
The window above is part of the Gammaproteobacteria bacterium genome. Proteins encoded here:
- a CDS encoding homocysteine S-methyltransferase family protein; the encoded protein is MLTAALAERILVLDGAMGTMIQRYRLEEADFRGERFADWPCDLKGNNDLLVLTRPDVIREIHAAYLSAGADILETNTFNANRVSMADYSMEDLSRELNVAA
- a CDS encoding arginyltransferase; the protein is MSGAGSMRFFQTPGFECGYYTEREASNIVVDPAARLTPRLYGELLDFGFRRSGDHVYRPRCAGCDACVPTRVPVNEFVPSRSQRRNLRLNAGLTVIPKAARFEDEHFSLYRIYQRSRHPGGSMDNPSPQDYRRYLFCDWAETLLVEFRDGEHLAGVAACDLVPRGISAVYTWFDPAESRRGIGTLAILWQIEQARRGGQPWAYLGYWIPGHDKMDYKRRFRPIEGFRDNRWRRIEPR